The following proteins come from a genomic window of Malus domestica chromosome 02, GDT2T_hap1:
- the LOC103407292 gene encoding primary amine oxidase-like (The RefSeq protein has 4 substitutions compared to this genomic sequence), with protein MEGRRFLRFFSLSLCIGLVLLFTWSHLPYAPPYVSDLLDCTANSAWCSSKNRIQAKPPIPTRRLKDHSSDTPHHPLDPLTIQELNAVRTILNSHALFTSTSSYALHSIELQEPDKSLVLGWKHGDPLFPRKASIVARVDSKSLVLTVDLTTSEVTVHETGSHYGYPTMTLEELAAATFSPLKNADFNRTIVERGVDLADLGCLPLSTGWYGGADENRRLIKVQCYSTKDTVNFYMRPIERLTVLVDLDTQQVVEISDKGRGIPIPKAANTDYRYSAQRPNQVKKLIKPISIEQPDGPSFTVENDHLVKWANWEFHLKPDARAGVIVSRAKVWDPETGELRDVMYKGFTSELFVPYMDPTDAWYFKTYMDAGEYGFGLQAMPLEPLNDCPRNAYYMDGVFAAADGKPYVRSNMVCIFERYTGDIGWRHTECPITGMEVREVRPKVTLVVRMAASVANYDYIVDWEFQTDGLIRVKVGLSGILMVKGTSYENMNQVSSSQENLYGTLLSENVIGVIHDHYVTFHLDMDVDGSDNSFMKVNLQRQSNSPTESPRKSYLKATKTVAKTEKDAQIKLKLYDPSEFHVINPSKKTRVGNPVGYKLVPGGTAASLLDLDDPPQKRGAFTNNQIWVTPYNKSEQWAGGLFVDQSTGEDTLAVWSNRDRPIENKDIVVWYTLGFHHIPCQEDFPIMPTVSSSFDIKPVNFFESNPILRTPPNVATDLPVCTAAASA; from the exons ATGGAAGGTCCGAGATTCCTGCGTTTTTTCTCCCTTTCCCTCTGCATAGGCCTAGTCCTCCTCTTCACTTGGTCCCACCTCCCTTACGCGCCGCCGTACGTCTCCGACCTCCTTGACTGCACAGCAAACTCCGCCTGGTGCTCCTCCAAAAACCGCATCCAAGCCAAACCCCCTATCCCAACGCGCCGCCTCAAAGACCACAGCTCCGACACCCCCCACCACCCTCTCGACCCCCTCACCATCCAAGAACTCAACGCCGTCCGCACCATCCTCAACTCCCACGCGCTCttcacctccacctcctcctacGCGCTCCACTCCATCGAGCTCCAGGAGCCCGACAAGTCCCTCGTCCTCGGATGGAAGCACGGCGACCCTCTCTTCCCCAGAAAGGCCTCTATCGTCGCACGTGTCGACAGCAAGTCGCTCGTGCTAACCGTCGACCTGACCACGTCCGAGGTGACCGTTCACGAGACCGGCTCCCACTACGGTTACCCGACGATGACGCTGGAGGAGCTGGCCGCTGCCACGTTCAGCCCGCTCAAGAACGCTGATTTCAACCGTACGATCGTCGAGCGCGGGGTCGATCTGGCGGACCTGGGGTGTCTCCCGCTTTCCACGGGGTGGTACGGCGGGGCCGACGAGAACAGGAGGTTGATTAAGGTGCAGTGCTATTCCACCAAAGATACTGTGAACTTCTACATGCGTCCAATCGAAGGGTTAACTGTTCTCGTTGACTTGGACACCCAACAGGTGGTGGAGATTTCGGATAAGGGCAGGGGCATCCCCATACCAAAGGCCGCCAATACAGATTATAGGTACTCAGCCCAAAGGCCCAATCAAGTGAAAAAGCTGATCAAGCCCATATCTATAGAGCAGCCGGAAGGGCCGAGTTTTACGGTAGAAAATGATCACTTGGTCAAATGGGCAAATTGGGAATTTCACTTGAAGCCTGACGCCAGGGCGGGCGTCATCGTATCCCGGGCCAAAGTTTGGGACCCGGAGACCGGGGAGTTGAGGGATGTGATGTACAAAGGGTTTACGTCAGAGTTGTTTGTGCCTTACATGGACCCCACTGATGCGTGGTACTTTAAGACCTATATGGATGCCGGTGAATACGGGTTCGGGTTACAGGCAATGCCTCTGGAGCCGCTTAACGATTGTCCGCGTAACGCCTACTATATGGATGGTGTGTTTGCGGCAGCTGATGGAAAACCATACGTCCGATCAAACATGGTTTGCATATTCGAGAGCTATACGGGCGATATCGGGTGGCGGCACACAGAGTGTCCGATAACGGGCATGGAG GTTAGGGAAGTGAGGCCAAAGGTGACATTGGTAGTTAGAATGGCAGCATCAGTTGCTAACTATGATTATATCGTCGACTGGGAGTTCCAAACAGACGGACTAATCAGGGTTAAG GTTGGACTTAGTGGCATTTTGATGGTGAAAGGCACCTCCTATGAGAACATGAACCAAGTCTCATCTAGCCAAGAGAATCTCTATGGCACCCTCTTGTCGGAGAACGTTATTGGCGTTATTCACGATCATTACGTCACATTTCATCTTGATATGGACGTGGACGGCTCAGATAACTCCTTTATGAAGGTGAATCTCCAAAGGCAGTCCAACTCCCCAACTGAATCACCAAGGAAAAGCTACTTGAAAGCTACTAAAACCGTTGCCAAAACTGAGAAAGATGCACAGATTAAGCTCAAACTCTATGACCCGTCCGAATTCCACGTGATCAACCCATCGAAAAAGACACGGGTTGGAAACCCTGTAGGGTACAAGTTGGTTCCCGGTGGCACTGCTGCTAGCTTGCTTGATCTTGACGACCCTCCCCAAAAGAGAGGTGCTTTTACAAACAATCAAATTTGGGTTACCCCATACAATAAGAGCGAACAATGGGCTGGTGGGTTGTTTGTAGACCAAAGCACAGGCGAAGATACTCTTGCCGTGTGGTCTAACAG GGACCGACCAATCGAGAACAAGGACATTGTGGTTTGGTACACATTAGGGTTTCATCACATACCCTGTCAAGAAGACTTCCCTATAATGCCAACTGTGTCATCTAGCTTCGATATCAAACCTGTCAATTTCTTTGAGAGTAACCCCATACTTCGGACTCCGCCTAACGTTGCCACAGATCTACCCGTTTGCACGGCTGCTGCTTCAGCTTAA
- the LOC103410326 gene encoding flavonoid 3',5'-hydroxylase 1-like — MVVGGTDTSSNTTEFAMAEIMSKPEMMEKAQDPSIWENPLEFNPERFLDSKWDYSGKDFNYFPFGSGRRICAGIAMAERMVMHSLATLLHSFDWKLPEGEKLDLSEKFGIVLKKKIPLIAIPTPRLSDPALYE, encoded by the exons ATGGTGGTAGGTGGGACTGACACTTCCTCCAACACAACTGAGTTTGCAATGGCTGAAATCATGAGCAAACCAGAGATGATGGAAAAAGCCCA AGACCCTTCGATTTGGGAAAACCCGTTGGAGTTCAATCCAGAGCGGTTCTTGGATAGCAAATGGGACTATAGTGGGAAAGACTTCAACTATTTTCCATTTGGGTCAGGCAGAAGAATATGTGCTGGAATTGCAATGGCTGAGAGGATGGTGATGCATTCACTTGCTACGCTTTTGCATTCTTTTGATTGGAAATTGCCAGAGGGAGAGAAGTTGGATCTTTCTGAGAAGTTTGGGATTGTGTTGAAGAAGAAGATACCTTTGATTGCCATCCCAACTCCAAGGTTATCAGATCCAGCACTCTATGAGTAG
- the LOC139191793 gene encoding secreted RxLR effector protein 161-like: MVVWTLNAKRDPFRPKEDEEEILEPEVPYLSAIEALLYLAQCTRPDISFAVKLLARYSNAPTRRHWNGVKDIFRYLKDTMDLGLFYTHKYPSVAAPYGLQIDSHLVGYADAGYLSETHRARSQIDYVFTVGDTTISWRSTKQTLVATSSNHAEILALHEALRECFWLREVMSHI; this comes from the coding sequence ATGGTCGTTTGGACTCTaaatgctaaacgagatcccttccgtccaaaggaggatgaggaagagattttggaacccgaagttccttacctaagtgcaattgaggctttattgtacttggctcagtgcACTAGACCTGACATTTCCTTCGCTGTGAaacttttggcaagatacagcaatgcgcccacacgtaggcactggaatggtgttaaagacattttccgctacctcAAGGATACaatggatttgggcttgttctatactCACAAATATCCGAGTGTTGCCGCCCCCTATGGTCTTCAGATTGATTCTCAccttgttggttacgcagaTGCTGGATATCTGTCTGAAACACATAGAGCACGTTCTCAAATAgattatgtctttaccgttggagacaccactatatcttggaggtctaccaagcaaacactagttgcgacttcgtcgaaccatgctgagattcttgCCCTGCATGAAGCATTGCGTGAGTGCTTTTGGCTGAGAGAAGTTATGAGTCATATttga